ACCACTCACTCGGTCGCCATTCTTTTGATTCCGGATAGCACGGTGCTCCGCCATGCCGATATGGCGAcgggggaggcgacgacaaTAGCAGGCGCGGCTGAGCTGGCCCTCAGCGACTTCCAGCGGTGCCTTCACCTGTCCGCACAACTCCATCCACGAGAGTCTGCGTTGGTGGAAGATCAACTTGCGAGATTTTCCCTTTGGATGTCCGAAATCGGTGTCTTTGCGCGAGAACGAGCCTCTGTCGATCACCGCCTTCGCGAGGCCCCGGATGTTCGTGATGCAGTCATCGGCCTCTTGGAAACTCTTGCGGACAGCGTCCAAAACTGTAGGTGATCAATCTATTATTGACGGCTTTACATGCGGTATCACGTTTGGAAACGTGTGAGACGGTCGATAGCTCCCAACACGACACAATTGATTATTGTATCTGGTGCTTGTATATCCGGGTTGGTTTTATCATCCGGGATGGCTTCGTACCCATTGTTGGTTCATTTCATCCGGTGCTGGTTTCATCTGGTACAAGATAAGGTCGCCGTCTCTTGAACCGAATCTCTGACCAGAAGCAGGTTCGCTTACTCTACAGAGCATACTAGACTCGCGAAAAGAGACGGCCGAAAGTCTTTCAATAGCCGAAGCGAGGGTGAGCTCGTCCGTGCGAGCTATTGCCGGCGAGATCCATCTACTCTACCGGCTCTCGAACACGATTCGAAGAGCCGGCAGAGAATCGCAAAACATCAGGTGTTAGGACCCATAGAGGGGTTACGTAAGGTGGCTTCCTTAAAAGCCCACTATAGCATATACGATTAGCCTAGCCTAGCCtctctattattattatattatatatatagacgAGCTATTTAATCTATGCTATAAGCCCTATATTACGTCTCTCGCTTCTCTCGATATACGTAAGACCTTATATTagggccgcgacgtcgtATCGTATCCGGGACGACGATGGGAACGATGCGGAGCCGATGCTACAGGGGCTCTTCGCCAACTACATTTCGAGCCTTTTTCCTAACATCACCGACAGTCTTCGTCTACGCCTCGCGTCCTCCGTGGTTCTTCGACGGAGGAGGATCTTGTACAGGCGGTCACGTTATGGAGACAGTCCAATTCGAGCCAAGAAGACAGTGTCACAACCTCAAATCGACATGCCCCAAAGCCAACGCCAGGATCCTCTCGTGCTGGATCTCGCGGATGAAGCCGCACCGGCTCCGGTGGTGGAACATGCTTCGGCAAAGAGCATCGTGCGCTCTCTTGCGCCCAGCGCCACGACATTGGCCGTCGAGGACTACAGAAAGGCCTCAACACCATCCGTGATTTCGGCCGCGAAGACGGTTGCCCTGGAAGATCACGAGGATCTCAATTttccgccaccgccaaacGGTCGAGTCAAAGGCCGTTATAAAGTGCTGACGAGGCAGCGCTGGGAGTCTCACCAGGAATATCTCAACTCTCTCCCAAACCCTTTCCAGCTCGTAAATGATAAATCTGTGACCACTAGCCCATACCTCGACAGTCAAGGCAATCATGTCACAATGGATACCCTCGTAGAACACTTTGACAAGGTCAATGCAGCGAAACGAAAACTCAAGGCTGACCTGCATTCCGATTGGAACGAGTGTCACAAGATAGTGCCGGAACTAATCTGCCCCTTTTGCCTCTACGCTCTCCCGAGTCTTTCTATAAGCGACGACGAACAATGGAGGTACGTGGCGCGCTGTTGCGCGGCTGAATCGATGCTGAATGATTTCCAGAGCCCACATCACGAACGACCTCCACGCATACGTGTGTCTGTTTGACGAGTGCGACAAGCCGGAAGAGCTGCACCGTCACAGTAGCGACTGGCTGCAGCACATGAGAATGCACACGTTGCGTTGGCGCTGCAACTCGAAGTCACACGGCGCGCAGACTTTCCTCACAGAGGAACAGTATCTGAGACACATGAGAGGAGTCCACACAGGATGTTTCACGGAACCACAGCTCCGTGCACTCGCCGAGAGAAATGCCCGGCCGATCGGGCCGATGTTCACGCTTTGCCCAATCTGCGGCGCGACAGAGGCTACAGACACCCTGGAGGCGCACATCGTAGGCCACTTGCGGGGTCTCGCGCTCAGATCTCTGCCGCCATTCGAGGATGTGGGCTCGGAAAGCTCCAAGGAAAACGGCTCGGGAGCTTCCAGACCGATGAGCAGATCCACAATCAAAAACGATCGCGACAGATATACCACCCCGAGTTTTGCAGACGTTGGTGGCAACTGGACCTGGGATTTCGACACACCGGACCCGTCTAGTCCTTATGCGCGGTCGGGAGGTTACAGGAATTATATTGCCGCGATTTCAGACGATGCCGGCTCCGGGCGGCAGAATGCACCACCCGGATCGCATTTTGTCCCGCCTGACAGCATTGACGCGGAAAACGAGTTTTCTGCAACTGCAGGCAGCTTCTCGGACGACCCATCGAGCCGCTTTGTAGAGGGGTCGCTGTTCGATGGCATACGGACTGAGGACCGCATGAATTACGAGTGGGGTTTCACGATCAGGGCTGGAGACAAAAACCTCGAAAACGATCACGTGGTCCGGTCAATGCTTGACTATAAGCGCCGGCCCAAGCGCCAGGCCAGACACTCGGTCGAGAAATCAGACCTGCGTTTGAAGCACATAACCGAGGCCGTCGCTCGCCAGGTGCTCTCTAGTATCGTCGTCATTCGCCACGAAAAGTTGAACAATCCCAACGAAGTGGACGAGGAAGGATACCCATGGCAGCCGTCGTGGGAACGCGTAAC
This region of Purpureocillium takamizusanense chromosome 9, complete sequence genomic DNA includes:
- a CDS encoding uncharacterized protein (COG:S~EggNog:ENOG503PCQ6); the encoded protein is MLQGLFANYISSLFPNITDSLRLRLASSVVLRRRRILYRRSRYGDSPIRAKKTVSQPQIDMPQSQRQDPLVLDLADEAAPAPVVEHASAKSIVRSLAPSATTLAVEDYRKASTPSVISAAKTVALEDHEDLNFPPPPNGRVKGRYKVLTRQRWESHQEYLNSLPNPFQLVNDKSVTTSPYLDSQGNHVTMDTLVEHFDKVNAAKRKLKADLHSDWNECHKIVPELICPFCLYALPSLSISDDEQWRAHITNDLHAYVCLFDECDKPEELHRHSSDWLQHMRMHTLRWRCNSKSHGAQTFLTEEQYLRHMRGVHTGCFTEPQLRALAERNARPIGPMFTLCPICGATEATDTLEAHIVGHLRGLALRSLPPFEDVGSESSKENGSGASRPMSRSTIKNDRDRYTTPSFADVGGNWTWDFDTPDPSSPYARSGGYRNYIAAISDDAGSGRQNAPPGSHFVPPDSIDAENEFSATAGSFSDDPSSRFVEGSLFDGIRTEDRMNYEWGFTIRAGDKNLENDHVVRSMLDYKRRPKRQARHSVEKSDLRLKHITEAVARQVLSSIVVIRHEKLNNPNEVDEEGYPWQPSWERVTRTEEADGPLVVLNRVLHKLAMDGPVADKKAKLSSLIQQQLEETHALLEEKDPDRRYRYILAQLDWKVRNVDKSTFYFKTEMKSKSKKDGEDGEDGKDGEDGEDGEDGNDGEDGEDGNDGEDGKKDEKPKASKMETAKSSKSKSKSKSKTRKKRASVTAYFKRVPKDSENALKMLEELLESKITRQQPSSNHSEEATSLSVSNPSADTR
- a CDS encoding uncharacterized protein (COG:S~EggNog:ENOG503PCQ6), which gives rise to MATGEATTIAGAAELALSDFQRCLHLSAQLHPRESALVEDQLARFSLWMSEIGVFARERASVDHRLREAPDVRDAVIGLLETLADSVQNCSLTLQSILDSRKETAESLSIAEARVSSSVRAIAGEIHLLYRLSNTIRRAGRESQNIRC